One window of Candidatus Nitrospira kreftii genomic DNA carries:
- a CDS encoding Pyridine nucleotide-disulfide oxidoreductase translates to MIRKRVVIIGSGFAGMTVARFLRDVDVILVDRTNHHVFQPLLYQVATAALSPSDIAWPLRTLFRSQPNVRVVMDDVLSIDRTARVIRLRDSAPIAFDSLIVAPGSRHAYFGHDEWEVLAPGLKTMADAVHLRERMLLAFEVAERQRAETGTQNRLTFVIVGGGPTGVELAGSLIEIGRKAMGPDYPHLRLEDLSVVLVEAGPRVLPGFDPTLSAKALAVLEGMGVTVKLNNPVSAVRSDGVMVGNEWVPSANVIWAAGNKASPLLNTLEAPQDSYGRVKVRPDLTVPDDPWIFVIGDAAHCLGRDGKPLPGIAPVAMKEGQYVAKVINEDLQPKQRPPFIYKDRGMLATIGRAQAVAQIGPFHASGIVAWTLWCVVHVFFLIGFRNRIRVMSEWTWYYLTFKPGARLLCEQPPTQCSASSTDAVHENAVEDRPPIRRAA, encoded by the coding sequence ATGATTAGAAAACGTGTCGTCATTATTGGGAGCGGATTTGCAGGTATGACGGTGGCGCGTTTCCTGCGCGATGTCGATGTGATCTTGGTCGACCGCACAAACCACCATGTCTTTCAGCCGTTGCTCTACCAAGTGGCTACCGCGGCATTGTCTCCCAGCGACATTGCCTGGCCGTTGCGTACGCTCTTCCGTTCACAACCGAACGTCCGTGTGGTCATGGATGACGTGTTGTCGATTGACCGAACCGCTCGAGTCATCCGTCTCCGAGACAGTGCCCCGATTGCCTTTGACTCCTTAATTGTCGCCCCAGGATCACGTCATGCCTATTTTGGGCACGATGAGTGGGAGGTGCTGGCTCCAGGGCTCAAAACCATGGCTGATGCCGTTCATTTACGTGAGCGTATGCTGCTCGCCTTCGAAGTTGCAGAACGGCAACGAGCTGAGACCGGGACACAGAATCGCCTCACCTTCGTCATCGTTGGAGGAGGGCCCACGGGGGTTGAATTAGCCGGATCACTCATCGAGATCGGGAGAAAGGCCATGGGGCCGGACTATCCTCATTTGCGCTTGGAGGATCTTTCGGTCGTCCTCGTCGAGGCCGGCCCGCGCGTGCTGCCGGGCTTTGATCCCACGTTGTCGGCCAAAGCTCTGGCCGTACTCGAAGGCATGGGAGTCACGGTGAAATTGAATAATCCGGTCAGTGCCGTTCGTTCAGACGGAGTGATGGTCGGGAACGAATGGGTCCCGTCCGCCAATGTCATCTGGGCAGCGGGTAACAAAGCATCGCCCCTGCTGAACACTCTGGAGGCTCCTCAAGATTCATACGGTCGGGTCAAGGTCCGACCGGATCTGACTGTTCCGGATGACCCGTGGATTTTTGTCATCGGTGACGCTGCCCATTGCCTTGGTCGCGATGGGAAGCCTTTGCCGGGAATCGCCCCGGTCGCCATGAAAGAGGGTCAATATGTCGCCAAGGTCATCAACGAAGACCTCCAGCCTAAGCAACGTCCACCGTTTATCTATAAAGACCGGGGTATGTTGGCGACCATCGGCCGTGCACAAGCTGTCGCCCAGATCGGCCCGTTCCACGCATCAGGAATCGTAGCGTGGACCCTCTGGTGTGTTGTCCATGTTTTCTTCCTGATTGGATTCAGAAACCGAATACGAGTCATGTCGGAATGGACATGGTACTATCTCACCTTCAAGCCAGGTGCCCGACTGCTGTGTGAGCAACCACCCACTCAATGCAGTGCTTCATCAACAGATGCTGTTCATGAGAATGCTGTTGAAGATCGTCCCCCTATACGTCGCGCGGCGTGA
- a CDS encoding hypothetical protein (conserved exported protein of unknown function), protein MTVEATHAMKIVRLACFAWICMAVGACSGGYHTSNVNGEKKVYRVNDQGTKTLVYETDPAGNMTIHDADDPMAKQQAAAQELAEQVSAKRAEHLDQLSMGPKRQPNDPIYVTLSPPELDDNMQRAERSKGVVEEQIRREFIGDPIIKLTDEHRNRSGLLKPRIRVDAVEVSPKVSLREAYGVDRKTGKRSKVLAVVFEATITSQVPPATYTVSESGHVLKNVEVSKRFAKHVKQVILEKIGPNIPAQ, encoded by the coding sequence ATGACTGTCGAAGCTACTCATGCGATGAAAATAGTCCGACTTGCTTGTTTTGCCTGGATCTGTATGGCGGTGGGAGCCTGCTCAGGCGGTTATCATACGTCGAACGTGAACGGTGAGAAGAAAGTCTATCGCGTTAATGACCAGGGCACCAAGACGCTGGTGTACGAGACCGATCCGGCCGGGAACATGACGATACACGACGCTGATGATCCAATGGCCAAGCAGCAGGCTGCCGCGCAAGAATTGGCAGAACAGGTCAGTGCCAAAAGGGCTGAACATCTCGATCAGCTCAGCATGGGACCCAAACGGCAGCCAAACGACCCCATCTATGTGACCCTTTCCCCCCCGGAGTTGGATGATAATATGCAGCGGGCAGAGCGGTCAAAAGGGGTGGTCGAGGAACAGATTCGACGTGAGTTTATTGGAGACCCTATTATCAAGCTCACCGATGAACATCGGAACCGATCAGGTCTCTTAAAGCCGCGTATACGAGTGGATGCCGTTGAGGTGTCACCGAAGGTTTCGTTAAGGGAAGCTTACGGGGTCGATCGAAAGACAGGCAAGCGGAGCAAAGTACTGGCGGTTGTCTTTGAGGCGACCATCACATCGCAAGTGCCACCCGCCACCTATACCGTGTCCGAGTCAGGCCATGTTTTGAAGAATGTGGAAGTGTCCAAACGATTTGCCAAGCATGTCAAACAAGTTATTTTGGAGAAAATTGGCCCCAACATTCCTGCTCAGTGA
- a CDS encoding hypothetical protein (conserved protein of unknown function), with the protein MAKINPPVSRITITDTSGRLRIVIPCSRSWFIIGFLGFWVCGWAVAEFMVSKQFLQGDAPPEGESFMLAWFAVWTVSGLLAIYAWLWQVVGKEIVTVQGHTFTTRREVGGFGFDKEYDLLQMRDLRAAQVGFNPLDISSSLQLWGIGGGVIAFDYGTRTVRFGAGLDEAEAKEILTAITQRFRIQESRKT; encoded by the coding sequence ATGGCAAAGATCAATCCACCTGTCTCTCGAATCACGATCACTGATACTTCGGGGAGGCTGCGCATCGTCATTCCCTGTAGTCGTAGCTGGTTCATCATCGGATTTTTGGGGTTTTGGGTCTGTGGCTGGGCGGTGGCTGAATTCATGGTCTCTAAGCAGTTTTTACAGGGTGATGCTCCGCCGGAGGGTGAATCCTTCATGCTGGCATGGTTCGCCGTCTGGACGGTTAGCGGGCTGTTGGCCATTTATGCCTGGTTGTGGCAGGTGGTGGGAAAAGAGATTGTCACTGTACAGGGCCACACGTTCACAACTCGACGCGAGGTTGGAGGATTCGGGTTCGACAAGGAATACGATCTTCTGCAGATGCGAGATCTGCGTGCTGCGCAAGTTGGATTCAATCCGCTGGATATCTCATCCAGCCTCCAATTGTGGGGAATCGGCGGTGGGGTAATTGCCTTTGACTATGGGACGAGAACTGTTCGCTTCGGCGCAGGCCTTGATGAAGCCGAAGCCAAGGAAATCTTGACGGCCATCACTCAGCGTTTCCGTATCCAGGAGAGTCGGAAGACTTAG
- a CDS encoding hypothetical protein (conserved protein of unknown function) yields the protein MSKVEHIEQQIESLMPDELTAFRSWYAAFDAEAWDRQFEADIKAGKLDALADKALRAHTSGQSTKL from the coding sequence ATGAGCAAGGTTGAGCATATCGAACAGCAGATTGAGAGCCTCATGCCTGATGAACTTACGGCGTTCCGCTCTTGGTACGCGGCGTTTGATGCTGAGGCGTGGGATCGTCAGTTTGAGGCCGATATAAAAGCTGGGAAGCTTGATGCACTGGCTGATAAGGCGCTTCGCGCTCACACCTCCGGCCAATCAACGAAGCTTTGA
- a CDS encoding hypothetical protein (conserved membrane protein of unknown function), with protein MEFIGAILFETLVALWQVLGEVFLQTVGEIIVEIVAHGMRETFRRPKPLAPWLAVIGYLAWGAILGALSVWLFQDHFIQPQGLRIANLLLTPIVAGLTMAKLGAWRRSREQEPIRLDSFAYGFSFAFGMALVRYIWAK; from the coding sequence ATGGAATTCATCGGTGCAATTCTATTTGAAACCCTCGTAGCCCTATGGCAGGTCCTTGGTGAAGTTTTTCTCCAGACCGTTGGAGAGATTATTGTGGAAATTGTTGCACATGGGATGCGAGAGACCTTCCGGCGGCCAAAGCCACTGGCACCGTGGTTGGCGGTCATCGGGTATCTCGCGTGGGGCGCAATACTTGGGGCTCTAAGTGTTTGGCTCTTCCAAGATCATTTCATCCAGCCTCAAGGGCTTCGAATTGCAAATCTGCTTCTGACTCCGATTGTTGCAGGCCTAACCATGGCAAAGCTCGGAGCCTGGCGCCGTAGCCGAGAGCAGGAACCGATTCGTCTCGACTCCTTTGCGTATGGTTTCTCATTCGCGTTTGGGATGGCACTGGTGCGATACATCTGGGCCAAGTAA
- a CDS encoding hypothetical protein (conserved exported protein of unknown function) encodes MHVMRRMAFMGLGIALTGYLSGAPVFAADKPIEDGSKVVITSPKAGDKVKDSFELKYELTKGSQAAHAHVFVDNEYQKGFGGTVKGLSRGPHQITVTGATKDHALVAASQTITVEVQ; translated from the coding sequence ATGCACGTGATGAGACGTATGGCGTTCATGGGTTTAGGAATCGCACTAACCGGCTATCTGAGCGGAGCACCAGTCTTCGCAGCCGATAAACCAATAGAGGATGGGTCGAAGGTTGTAATTACGTCTCCTAAAGCCGGGGACAAGGTCAAGGATAGCTTTGAGCTGAAATACGAGTTGACCAAGGGCTCACAGGCTGCCCATGCCCACGTCTTCGTGGATAACGAGTACCAGAAGGGATTTGGCGGAACGGTTAAGGGACTGAGCCGGGGACCGCACCAGATTACCGTGACGGGTGCTACAAAGGACCATGCCCTCGTCGCAGCCAGCCAGACCATTACCGTCGAAGTGCAGTAG
- a CDS encoding Glycosyltransferase, translating to MMPLMHLSIIVPAFNEARLIEQCVHSIMLSVTSHSKSGFTSEIIVVDNNSTDHTAELAERAGARVVFEPINQIGRARNTGAAQATGDWLLFLDADSLLSPGLLADILQMIESGRSVGCGSTLRMDGLPWWANLTLQLWTRTSILCRWAAGALMVCRRDAFQEVGGFDQDLYALDEIRLSKQLKRWGRERGLQFTILTTHPLETSSRKISLYSGREIAAQIFRIFLLPKRTLQDKKHLSVWYDGRR from the coding sequence ATGATGCCACTCATGCATCTCTCCATCATCGTCCCGGCCTTTAACGAAGCGCGCCTCATCGAACAGTGCGTACATTCAATCATGCTGTCAGTCACCTCTCATTCCAAATCTGGTTTCACCTCAGAGATCATTGTCGTCGACAACAACTCCACCGATCACACCGCTGAATTGGCCGAGCGAGCCGGCGCACGAGTCGTCTTCGAGCCGATCAATCAAATCGGCCGGGCACGTAATACCGGCGCAGCTCAGGCAACCGGCGACTGGCTGTTGTTTTTGGATGCCGACAGCCTGCTCAGCCCTGGCCTGCTTGCAGACATTTTGCAAATGATCGAATCCGGCAGGTCTGTCGGATGTGGCAGTACACTGCGCATGGATGGTTTACCCTGGTGGGCGAATCTGACCCTCCAGCTCTGGACCAGAACATCGATCCTCTGTCGCTGGGCGGCTGGAGCGCTGATGGTCTGCCGTCGCGATGCGTTTCAGGAGGTCGGCGGATTTGACCAAGACCTCTATGCGTTAGACGAAATCAGGCTCAGTAAACAGTTGAAACGATGGGGACGTGAGCGTGGCCTTCAATTTACCATCCTGACCACGCATCCGCTGGAAACGTCATCCCGCAAGATCTCGCTCTACTCAGGCCGTGAGATAGCCGCCCAGATATTCCGAATCTTTCTGCTGCCCAAACGAACCTTGCAGGATAAGAAGCATCTTTCCGTCTGGTATGACGGACGGCGCTGA
- a CDS encoding DEAD/DEAH box helicase encodes MHGKIPPMQLSGFHPIISNWFSTSIGQPTDVQVQAWPAIQSGADALIAAPTGSGKTLAAFLSCIDHLFKQALARELDDHTHVLYVSPLKALSNDIQKNLQKPLAEIGQLALQDGLLMPELRVLVRTGDTPMADRQQMLKRPPHILVTTPESLFILLTAEKSRKLLQTVRTVIVDEIHALAPNKRGAHVALSLERLEALTLVKPQRIGLSATQRPIEMVAEFLVGARGASLVKRETSLVKEATNDEIRATNDVRIIDVGHRRELDLAVEVPKDELSAIATNAIWSDVYDRVAELVRQHRSTLVFVNTRRLAERVSHYLEERLKDLGSDVVAAHHGSLSRQIRLSAEERLKSGKTRVVIATASLELGIDVGTVDLVCQIGSPRAIATGLQRIGRAGHWINAIPKGRLFAMTRDELVECAALVRAIRAGVLDQIEIPPAPLDILAQQIVAAAATQTWAEADLFALCRRAYPYRALSRGEFDAVVRMLADGIATQRGRGLAYLYHDRINHRLKGRRGARLAAITSGGAIPDTANYAVVAEPDGTVVGSVDEDFAVESLAGDIMLLGNTSWRIKGVEAGKVRVEDAQGAPPNIPFWRGEAPSRTTELSAEVAELRRAIADKADSSLSAIQWLRQDCGLDQRGAQQAIEYVLIGKAVLGAVPTQTLIVAERFFDESGGMQLVIHAPFGGRINKAWGLALRKRFCVTFDFELQAAATDNGLVISLGEKHSFPLESVFGYLHSKSVREVLVQAVLLAPMFTTRWRWNASRSLALLRFSNGKKVPPQIQRMKSEDLLAAIFPDAIACQENLTGERVAREIPDHPLVKETLRDCLTEAMDIEGLTAVLQRIERGQIRSVAVETPAPSVFSHEILNANPYAFLDDAPLEERRARAVEMRRTLPPDLVGEVGALDLEAIDEVVRESWPIVRDADELHDALLTLVWVPSETVIEWQSFLPELIESDRAMELSAKGWVATEHREGVERVLAGEDDATLTGILQGWMESIGPTTVAELATRLHLPVEPIRSAMVRLEASGQVLRGRFTRYASRFTSDDMEWCHRRLLARIHRLTIGRLRREIEPVTVVEFMRFVMQWQHVLPGSRQHGESGLLQVIQQLAGFEAAASSWEPQLLRLRMAKYEPELLDRLCLSGAVSWGRLSSHPKISQGGDQDRRRIIATSVAPINLFPRDDSEWLLHVFRDDSAVSGAGSHTHLSAVAQDVRRALGERGASFFADLARETNHLPAEVEGALWELVAAGIVTADGFDNLRALMDPHRRRAEGRERARRPRYSAGRWSLLRQSHSALSLQPCELTEKVARQLLRRYGIVFRDLLQRESLVPSWRDLLVVYRRLELQGEVRGGRFVTGFTGEQFSLPEAVEALRTIRKNSPSLGTEHEIKLSAADPLNLVGVILPGSRVPAVPTNFLVFKDGALIRTVIGRQHDAALSIDAQTGPATARLPA; translated from the coding sequence ATGCATGGTAAGATCCCGCCTATGCAGCTTTCGGGGTTTCATCCGATTATTTCCAATTGGTTTTCTACGTCCATCGGGCAGCCGACCGACGTCCAAGTCCAGGCCTGGCCGGCCATCCAATCCGGAGCTGATGCGCTGATTGCCGCGCCGACGGGATCCGGCAAGACTCTCGCAGCATTCCTCTCCTGTATTGACCACCTCTTCAAGCAAGCCCTCGCGCGTGAGCTCGACGACCACACCCATGTACTCTATGTTTCACCTCTCAAAGCGCTGAGTAACGACATTCAGAAAAATCTTCAGAAGCCGCTGGCAGAAATCGGACAACTGGCGCTCCAGGACGGGCTCCTGATGCCTGAGTTGCGCGTGCTGGTGCGAACCGGCGACACGCCCATGGCTGATCGCCAGCAGATGCTCAAGCGGCCACCTCATATTCTTGTCACGACGCCAGAATCGCTGTTCATCCTATTGACGGCTGAGAAGAGTCGAAAGCTCCTACAGACCGTGCGGACCGTGATCGTGGACGAAATTCACGCGCTGGCGCCGAACAAGCGGGGCGCCCATGTGGCGCTGTCGCTGGAGCGGCTGGAAGCGTTGACGCTGGTGAAGCCGCAACGGATCGGCTTGTCAGCGACTCAGCGACCGATCGAAATGGTGGCGGAGTTCCTTGTCGGTGCCAGAGGCGCATCTCTCGTAAAGCGTGAAACGTCTCTCGTGAAAGAAGCTACGAACGACGAGATACGAGCGACGAACGACGTGAGAATTATTGACGTCGGCCATCGCCGGGAGCTGGATCTCGCCGTAGAAGTACCGAAAGACGAATTGAGTGCCATTGCGACGAATGCCATCTGGTCTGATGTGTACGACCGTGTTGCAGAACTGGTTCGGCAGCATCGTTCCACGCTCGTATTTGTGAATACCCGACGCCTTGCGGAACGAGTCTCCCATTATCTGGAAGAACGCCTCAAAGATTTAGGTTCTGATGTCGTCGCCGCGCACCACGGCAGCCTTTCCCGACAGATCAGGCTTTCGGCTGAAGAGCGATTGAAAAGTGGTAAGACTCGCGTGGTCATTGCCACAGCCTCTCTGGAATTGGGTATCGACGTAGGTACGGTCGATCTTGTCTGTCAGATCGGCTCGCCGAGAGCCATTGCCACTGGGCTGCAACGGATCGGTCGTGCAGGCCACTGGATCAATGCGATTCCTAAAGGCCGCCTATTCGCCATGACTCGAGATGAGCTCGTAGAGTGTGCCGCGCTGGTACGGGCCATTCGCGCCGGTGTTTTGGACCAGATTGAGATTCCTCCGGCACCGCTCGATATTCTTGCGCAACAGATCGTCGCTGCCGCTGCGACACAGACCTGGGCGGAAGCAGACCTGTTCGCCCTATGTCGGCGCGCGTATCCCTATCGAGCGCTGTCACGCGGGGAGTTCGATGCGGTAGTGCGAATGTTGGCGGATGGGATTGCGACACAGCGCGGGCGCGGGCTTGCGTACCTCTACCACGACCGCATCAATCATCGGCTCAAGGGTCGGCGGGGAGCGCGGCTGGCGGCCATCACGTCAGGCGGCGCGATCCCCGATACGGCGAACTATGCTGTGGTAGCAGAACCGGACGGTACAGTGGTGGGATCGGTCGATGAAGATTTTGCTGTTGAAAGTCTTGCCGGTGACATTATGTTGCTTGGTAACACCTCATGGCGCATTAAGGGAGTGGAAGCCGGAAAGGTTCGTGTTGAGGATGCACAGGGAGCACCGCCGAACATTCCCTTTTGGCGCGGGGAGGCTCCCTCGCGAACAACAGAGCTCTCCGCAGAAGTCGCCGAACTTCGGCGGGCGATTGCGGACAAGGCCGACTCGTCGTTGTCGGCCATTCAGTGGTTGAGACAGGATTGTGGTCTTGATCAACGAGGGGCTCAACAGGCTATTGAATACGTCCTGATCGGAAAGGCGGTGCTGGGCGCTGTACCAACCCAGACTCTCATCGTCGCAGAACGGTTTTTCGATGAGAGCGGTGGGATGCAATTGGTAATTCATGCGCCGTTTGGTGGACGCATCAACAAGGCGTGGGGATTGGCTCTGCGCAAACGATTCTGTGTGACGTTCGACTTCGAGTTGCAGGCCGCGGCCACGGATAATGGCCTGGTTATCTCCCTCGGCGAGAAACACAGTTTTCCACTCGAGTCGGTGTTCGGCTATCTTCACTCCAAATCGGTCAGAGAGGTGTTGGTGCAGGCTGTGCTCTTGGCGCCCATGTTCACCACACGTTGGCGCTGGAATGCCTCGCGATCATTGGCGCTGCTGCGATTTTCCAACGGCAAGAAGGTGCCGCCGCAAATCCAACGGATGAAATCGGAGGATCTCTTGGCGGCGATTTTCCCGGATGCCATCGCCTGCCAGGAAAATCTGACAGGGGAGCGGGTCGCGCGAGAGATCCCGGACCATCCCTTGGTCAAGGAAACGCTCCGAGATTGCTTGACTGAGGCGATGGATATTGAAGGACTCACAGCGGTATTGCAAAGGATCGAAAGAGGGCAAATCCGCTCTGTTGCGGTCGAGACACCGGCTCCGTCCGTATTTTCTCACGAAATCCTGAACGCGAATCCCTATGCCTTTCTTGATGATGCACCGTTGGAAGAGCGCCGGGCGCGCGCGGTGGAAATGCGGCGAACGTTACCACCCGACTTGGTCGGGGAAGTTGGGGCACTTGATCTCGAAGCAATCGACGAAGTCGTGCGTGAGTCCTGGCCAATTGTGCGTGATGCGGACGAGCTGCATGACGCGTTGCTCACGCTGGTCTGGGTGCCTTCCGAGACGGTGATCGAATGGCAATCGTTCCTACCGGAGCTGATCGAATCAGACCGTGCCATGGAACTTTCAGCAAAGGGATGGGTGGCGACAGAACATCGAGAGGGAGTAGAGCGAGTGCTGGCGGGAGAAGATGATGCGACGCTTACCGGCATTCTCCAAGGGTGGATGGAGAGTATCGGTCCCACGACAGTAGCAGAGCTCGCCACGCGTCTGCATCTGCCGGTCGAGCCGATCCGGTCGGCGATGGTTCGACTTGAAGCCTCCGGCCAAGTTCTCCGTGGCCGGTTTACGCGTTACGCTTCACGCTTCACGAGTGACGACATGGAATGGTGTCATCGCCGGTTGCTCGCACGCATTCATCGACTCACGATTGGAAGGCTACGCAGAGAGATCGAGCCGGTCACGGTCGTTGAGTTCATGCGGTTTGTGATGCAATGGCAGCATGTGTTGCCGGGATCACGTCAGCATGGTGAATCCGGGCTCTTACAGGTCATTCAGCAATTGGCAGGATTCGAGGCGGCTGCATCCTCGTGGGAACCACAGCTCTTGAGACTGCGTATGGCCAAGTATGAACCGGAACTCTTGGACCGTCTCTGTCTGAGTGGCGCGGTCAGTTGGGGGCGTCTCTCATCTCACCCGAAGATTTCCCAAGGAGGGGATCAGGATCGGCGCCGCATCATCGCCACGAGCGTTGCCCCTATCAATCTTTTTCCACGCGACGACAGTGAGTGGTTGTTGCATGTATTTCGCGATGACTCAGCCGTGAGCGGTGCTGGTTCTCACACTCACTTGAGCGCGGTGGCTCAGGATGTACGACGTGCGCTGGGAGAGCGTGGCGCCAGCTTCTTTGCCGATCTTGCGAGGGAGACCAACCATCTGCCCGCAGAAGTGGAAGGCGCACTGTGGGAGCTTGTCGCAGCAGGGATTGTGACAGCCGATGGATTTGACAATCTCCGTGCGCTCATGGACCCCCATCGACGCCGAGCCGAGGGGCGTGAACGAGCGCGTCGGCCACGGTACTCAGCCGGTCGGTGGTCATTGCTTCGACAGTCTCACTCAGCTCTCAGCCTTCAGCCCTGCGAACTTACAGAGAAGGTGGCTCGTCAACTCTTACGTCGCTATGGCATCGTGTTCCGTGATCTCCTCCAGCGGGAATCGTTGGTTCCGTCGTGGCGTGATCTGCTGGTGGTGTACCGCAGGCTCGAGTTGCAAGGTGAGGTGCGGGGCGGACGATTTGTGACCGGGTTCACCGGCGAACAGTTTTCCCTACCCGAGGCCGTGGAAGCATTGCGAACGATACGAAAAAACAGTCCATCCTTAGGAACGGAGCACGAGATCAAACTCTCAGCAGCGGACCCTTTGAACCTCGTCGGAGTGATTCTTCCTGGCTCACGTGTGCCGGCGGTACCGACCAATTTTCTTGTATTCAAAGATGGAGCACTTATTCGTACGGTGATCGGGCGGCAGCATGACGCTGCGCTGTCCATTGACGCACAGACCGGCCCGGCAACAGCCCGGCTACCTGCTTGA
- a CDS encoding Amidohydrolase yields the protein MKRCLMAALAALIIFSGILGPNAQADDAPSSVLFENVRVFNGTSGRLSSPVNVLIVGNTIQSISTLPITVSSGTSLTRIQAGGRTLMPGLIDAHVHLMFSNVSQAVILMGDIGYVNLAAGKAAHEMLMRGFTSVRDLGGPVFGLKRAIDEGIVAGPRVWPSGAFISQTGGHGDFRLPTDIPSRPGDYTYGERIGATAIADSPDAVRQRVREQLMLGASQIKLMAGGGVSSSFDPLDVTQYSTEELRSAVESAENWGTYVTVHAYTPRAVKQAIEAGVKCIDHGQLLDDATARLMGEKGVWWSLQPFTDDHPSPFSEGSPNRIKQLQMFSGTDTAYALAKKYKIKTAWGTDILFSAENAAGQGKMLSKMAQWYQPAEVLRMATADNAELLALSGLRSPYPGKLGIVQEGAMADLLLVDGNPLEDLTLIDDPQRNFLVIMKNGKLYKNLAN from the coding sequence ATGAAACGCTGTCTCATGGCGGCACTGGCTGCGCTTATCATTTTTAGCGGCATCCTCGGGCCGAATGCTCAGGCTGACGATGCCCCATCTAGTGTGTTGTTCGAGAATGTGCGAGTCTTCAATGGGACGTCCGGTCGGTTGTCGTCGCCTGTGAACGTGTTGATCGTCGGCAACACCATCCAATCGATTTCCACTCTGCCCATAACTGTTTCATCCGGAACATCACTGACGCGGATTCAGGCCGGTGGGCGTACCCTCATGCCGGGATTAATCGATGCCCATGTCCATCTCATGTTTTCGAATGTGTCGCAGGCGGTGATTCTGATGGGTGACATCGGGTACGTCAATCTTGCTGCGGGGAAAGCTGCACACGAGATGCTGATGCGGGGCTTCACCAGTGTGCGCGATCTGGGCGGCCCGGTGTTCGGGCTCAAGCGAGCGATTGATGAGGGGATTGTGGCAGGACCGCGCGTCTGGCCGTCCGGTGCGTTCATTTCACAGACAGGCGGCCATGGTGATTTCCGGTTGCCGACGGACATTCCGTCTCGCCCTGGCGACTACACCTATGGCGAACGCATCGGCGCGACTGCTATTGCCGATAGCCCTGATGCGGTGCGCCAGCGGGTGCGTGAACAGCTGATGTTGGGAGCCTCCCAGATCAAGTTAATGGCGGGTGGCGGTGTCTCGTCGAGCTTTGATCCTCTTGATGTCACGCAATACAGCACCGAGGAGTTGCGTTCCGCGGTGGAGAGTGCGGAAAACTGGGGCACATACGTTACCGTGCATGCCTACACGCCGCGCGCTGTGAAACAGGCGATTGAAGCCGGGGTGAAGTGCATCGATCACGGTCAGCTGCTCGATGATGCCACCGCGAGGCTAATGGGGGAGAAAGGCGTCTGGTGGAGTCTGCAACCATTCACCGACGACCACCCGTCGCCATTCTCAGAAGGATCGCCGAATCGTATTAAGCAGCTCCAGATGTTCAGCGGCACCGATACAGCCTACGCATTGGCCAAGAAATATAAGATCAAAACAGCCTGGGGTACCGACATCCTCTTCAGTGCTGAAAACGCAGCCGGACAGGGAAAGATGCTCTCGAAGATGGCACAGTGGTATCAGCCGGCTGAAGTGCTCAGGATGGCGACAGCCGATAATGCCGAGCTACTCGCGCTGTCTGGCTTGCGGAGTCCCTATCCCGGCAAGCTCGGCATCGTTCAGGAAGGGGCGATGGCAGATCTACTGCTTGTGGACGGAAATCCTTTGGAAGACCTCACATTGATTGACGACCCACAGAGGAATTTTCTGGTGATCATGAAGAATGGAAAACTCTACAAGAATCTGGCCAACTGA
- a CDS encoding hypothetical protein (conserved exported protein of unknown function), which produces MRNFFPCVMIASASLALGATGCTIKGTINQITDTTSNVTGTTSGSAWWNEDGQIKPDFKTTAFVSLNQENLQQDLAAGRGEYLASVSTLLGVPEDRQPAFFSAAQASYTGTADTDPTALLALLRNTSRTFIR; this is translated from the coding sequence ATGCGAAACTTTTTTCCATGTGTGATGATCGCCTCTGCTAGCCTGGCGCTTGGAGCAACCGGCTGTACCATCAAGGGCACGATTAACCAGATTACCGATACGACGTCCAACGTGACCGGCACCACCTCGGGGTCGGCCTGGTGGAACGAAGACGGCCAGATCAAGCCGGACTTCAAAACGACGGCGTTCGTCAGCCTTAATCAAGAAAATCTACAACAGGACTTGGCAGCAGGCCGTGGAGAATATCTGGCGTCGGTGAGCACACTCTTGGGCGTTCCGGAAGATCGACAGCCGGCATTTTTCTCCGCTGCGCAAGCGAGCTATACCGGAACGGCGGACACGGATCCTACAGCGCTACTGGCGCTGCTTCGGAATACCTCCAGAACCTTCATTCGATAA